Sequence from the Crassostrea angulata isolate pt1a10 chromosome 9, ASM2561291v2, whole genome shotgun sequence genome:
TGCGGAATGAGCTATAAGCAGACTGCAGACTATGATATCGTAACAATTTATGATGGATTAACCGGCGATCTTCATAAAACTCGGCCACTTTATAAATCAGATAAAATGAATGCCAGATTTACATTGTTACTTAATGTCTGTTTTGCATCAACATGCACCATTTTTGGTATTGCTGAAACTAAGCACTACCGTATCCATTTATAGTTTCTCTTAAAAGGTTCTATTTTAACGTTGCTGAAAATCAGTGGCTTTAATTGATGAATAACACGatctttcattaatatttttgaaagccATTATTTACCTATTATATAGTTCTTATGCTTTtttggatatgataattatctTAAGCACTATTATATCAGAGTACGCATGCAAGTTATGTCTTTTTACCAAATGAATTTATTGGTTagttttgaatattaaattcCTTATGACTTAAAGTGCAACGTGACGAGATTTGAGTTGATGCAATTATAGTGCAAGTGaagttttcaaatgaaaatatcaaattccCCGATTGTATGTGCCCAGTGTAGCTATGAAACTGCACGTTTTGAAATACTGttatattaaaagtttaaaatcaaagatttttaaacttatctataacaatttaaaaatctttgattttaaacttttaatataaCAATACTATCCAAAGTGGAACAATTTTGTTCCCAagttaaaatattgtttcaatcGCCGAGGACGTTGTTAAAATGTATACGATTTTAATCATCACATATACCACCAAGTCTTATATAACTGAAAAGGTCCAAAAAATATCTTCCTTAATATTTTCAGGAGTTTGATAATGAACAAATTATTAGACTACATATAccgtatatacaatgtatataatatgATACCTTATATTCCGCATTTTCATTTGATAAGTACagtttgtttttacatatttcattgtatatatGTGCTATACACATAAGTTTCCACATTAGTACTAGAAATTTACTAGGTTCTCACTTTGATACAGTTAgaaacattttaacaaggccttggactttcaggaGGACGTAAATAGCTATTTCTtacgtcaaaacaagtttaaaacaagtgaaaaactgtcaatgtgacagcaaactgggttttcttttatgtgaactgtatccataatccatgtcaacccgtatccagtgaaatggagtaccctatatgcaatattttgccaaaaaatgactaagttcaaaagctggcatttttttcataaattatcagaaatcaaaatcctagcaatatgcacacctctgatatatgtacaattgatctgcaaaagaacaacttcctatcttgagaactgtagggggagttatccgtacaattagcgtaccctatatgcaatattttgccaaaaaatgactaggttcaaaagctggtattttttcttaaattatcagaaattaaaatcctagcaatatgtacacctctgatatatgtacaattgatctgcaaaagaacaacttcccatcttgaaaactgtaggaggagttatccgtacaataagggtacccttttggcagccgcccgcccgccattttcaccattttaataaccggatttttccgttggaaaacccggttattGACGCTGGCTACAAGCGAATTATACACCGAGtccgtagtcttagctcaaaagtcagaaaaatcttgttgatttcaaagagccatagcTGAGTGGTCAGCAATGAAAGAAACATGCATACGTTACATCGCTGCAATTTATTTATGGTACAAAATGATTTTATCGGAGATCATTTGGTACTTTTGttatataagatttttttttcgttaatcAACTTTGACTATAATAAACAATTTCGTGTCTTGCAAATCCTGGAAATTGTATCGAGTAGATATATAGAAATAAGTAATAaaatcaatcaaagtaaaaaaaaaaaacaggaagaAAAAATAGCGCTCTCAAGAGAAACAAAGTCAGATTAAACTTGTCTTCATTCGGACAAAAACAATCCCAGAagcgtttttttttcttcaaaatattgcCTTAAAAAGTGTGTTGTCCTTAATCTTGACAAATGCGATATCACAGACCAATCTGTCTGACTGTTCACCCATGTGAATTGGTGATATAAGATTTGTGTCACTTTGCCGGCGTATATGataaatgtcaaaaatttgTCTCCTTTCATGAAAGGTTTCACGATCTTTATTTTGTCATGACAAACACTGATGATCTCTAATGGATTTTTTTCCTCttcttttttccccttttttcgCTAAAAATTATTGTCGTTTTTTCGACTTTTTAGTtcttattatatttctttttactttcATTTGCCCTATTTTGGATTTTTCTTTCTGGTGTTTTGTTTATAGGAAAGTATTTTTCATCAGAATTATATCTAATTGAAGTGCagtttcaacagttaccctctgataaaaaaaaataaataaagcatcGACCCCCTGCTATAATTTAACACCTACATCATGCATGTAGCTAtaacaacatacatgtagctatagcaataaaagaaattgataGGTTCTAATTTACTATgtcagtttaatcaaaatatgtatttggtaaaatgttaaacttcgtacaattatttgtatgaatttaccTTTCTTTTATGATTTGCTAAATCAATAAACATGACTCTCAATCGCAACCTAGCAGAAAAGTGAGGGAAAAAATTAACTTcatggaaatttaaaaaaagaattaaattaaattaaaagaattaaaacttCATGGAAGTTTGGCTCTACCTAGCAGAGACGATACAGCTCATACAAAAAGTACTGAATTGTTTGTGCGTGTATGAACAGTATCTCTAGAAAGAGCCAGAAATATTATTCTTATTTGATTTGAATCTGATAAACGTGGCCCTATTTATCAAATCAGAAGAGTTTTATTCAGCTGTGTGAATGCATGCATTGACCGTTAGCGTGTGTGTGGGTTGCatcatagcatatcatttgTTTGCTCTACAGCTGTAGGTTGTTTAAAAACAGCTGAAATCATGCTTAATCGCTTTCGGTTTTCACGTCCAGAcagataaataaaaagataaatctGATCATATCATGCACAGTGGCATAGATTTAGACCTAAGATATTGGCGATTCAAGTAATTAATGCCATGTTATAAATCAGAAAACGCGAAAATTGATATTACGTAAGATTTTATTTGATCCTATACATATAAAGAGGCAAAGCTCGATAGCACAATTATGGTGTGTGCTCtttattatataaagatatactACATGCATGTGCATGCAAGTATACCTAAGCATAGTTGAGGTATCTCTTTAAAGTCAAAATCTGTAATTTATGGTGCCGACCCATGCGcagattcagatttttttttcaagatggGGAGCCCATGGataatttgtaattttcatatgtaaatttaagaaatttgaattttccgattccccccccccttctacATCTGCGCATGCAACCTAATAGAGAACTAAGATTTCAATTCATTTAGTAAATTTGTTGAACAATTTCTTATCTTAAAGCAATGTCGACTCCATTCTTCAAATTTCAAACGTCATAGCATTTAATTACGATGGTAAAAAGGGTAATCCTTTTTGAGAAAAGCTTTAATGctcggggttttttttgtcaTCAAGACTATATCTTCCTACGCTATTGATTGTCTAACATCAATTTATAAAACGTTGTGGAAGACGTGCATTTGTCATTTAGGCAGTCTGCACAAGTTCTGATGATCTTCATCGATGATATCTTAATTGGAGACAGAAGGGAGTTTTGTCTTTAACCACAGAGTTTAGCGTATAATGAACAGAAAAGCAATCGACTTTTTGTTCTGTAAAACGCGACGTCTTTAACACCAAGGCTCAGCAATACTGATCACAACGACTTTGTAcggaaacaaaatgaaatatttaaaaaagaaaaccaccAAACAGCAAACGATATAAACTATCAAATCCGTGGATTTTTTACACCTTAATATGACTTTTGCTTCTGGCAAGAATTTGCTGAACTACTTTCAAAAGGACAAGATTTTGTGTTCCAAGGAAAACGAAACTACATCTGCGTCCGTCGTGCAAAGGATAAAGGGCTTAAAAAAGTTATAATCACTTGTTTGTGGGGATATAATGAACATGGTGCTCACGACAAATCTATCCTTTTCAGACGATGGGAGAGTCTATTGTAACGCGACATTGGACCCATTTTCGTGCTGGCCGGCGACCCTAGGTGGACATTATGCCGTCATTTCCTGTCCGGAAGTCCCAGGAGTAGATGCTACAAGTATGGTTttcgatatttattttaatgcatatatttaatttgtgatCATCTCCCtccttgaaaatataaatatataaaaaaatgatcttATTTTTAAGTATGAAGTGCCATAGTTACAATGTaagcttaattttttaaacaattcttttctttttttcatgttttgatGTTATATATAAGAATACATCTAAAAGGGTAATAAGAATAATCAACTATAAATCTTTGAATGTCAATCGACGTGTTTTGCGCAAGATGCAGAAATCAATGCAGAAATCAAAACTCTTTGTTATTCATAGAATCAAAGATCATTCCACTTTTTTGTCTACATGTTGAATGCTGAATAGAAAATCGAATATGGCAAACTATAGCAATTGGGGAGGGTGTGTATTCATAACACGggaaaatggtttgaaacatatttaacaaaaattaatgtaaacaaaacatggCCGATccttttttacataataaagcaTTGTGAGCTATTTTTATTTCGTATAACTCGGCAACTGACAATGTTAATTCTAGTCTGAGCATAAAAAATACCATTGAGAAAGCATTTTTTACTAAACATAGAGAAAACTAAAATTTAGAAACAGTTTCCGCTCAAATCGTGACAGTAACCCCGTTAAAGAAGTttgaaagctttttttttttttggcattgcagaaaatgcaacaaaatattgttttccgAATGGAACATGGATGTCAAAGGCAAATTATAATGCCTGTATGCCCCACGGGATAGCTGACGAGAATGATATTGAATTCCAGGGGGTAAGTATAGGATGCCTCGCATGATAACGACCGTCAAATTGTGTTACTAGTATGTGTATAAAAAATAGCATGGGATTAGATAGGAACGTCGTcagtattatttttgtttgtatagAAAGACAGCGTTGTTAATCCCCTCTCAACTATAGACAGTTAGCCGGTATGATAGTGATTTCTTGGCGAAAGCAAGTTTTATAATCTATAGTACCATCGTgaaagctttttttaaaaaagtgaaatttggaatttaagaaaattgatattgaataaCACCGAggaaaaattgcaaataaaccaAAGTGAGTAAATGAAATGAGTTTTAAGTAGGAAGCAATTACCGGAATCTggtaaatttgaaataataaaaatcaaagtactgatagtactgaaaagcgctaacccagcttctgtatgtatataacagatatatgtatattacatttcagcttctgtatacgcactatatGTTCTCATCATTGCGTGGCAccccctgcaatgatgtatgtaagccccgtacattaaaTTCACAATAGCCCATAATGTGCACAAACTCCTGAAACttgttccctaaccagtttaaatgatgtaaacttctgctcatagggggcggttattcgatgctccggaagtagaagtctaacgacaattaagcttagcgctttaaaaaggaATGCAATTAGATTTtactatataatataaataccggtatttgtCCATTTGTTTAAAACCTTGCATTAACTTTGGATGTTTCATCTATGGTTTTATTGATCAATGAGTTTGTATGGATGTTTCTAAAGACTCAGTGGGGAAATCTAAAATCAAAGtacattacaaaaaataatgtgCTGTTAGCGATTTGTGGGAAACAATGCCTTATTAAAGAaggaacaaaatatttaatgaaaaattgaagTTGGGGATTTGGGCGATTTTTGTTACGCTTAAATGGTCTGCTTTCGTAATGTGAAATAGAGAAAATTTGCTACCAGGTGATTTGGCTTGGTAGTAAGAATGGATTTAATATTGGGAAAATGATACTGAAAATTACATTACATATTTCTATTGGTTTCAGTGATAATGGtcttttataaaattgtatataaaataaacatacagaaaatatttttggtcAAATGAAATTCGACATTAATTTCGAAAAAAACGAGACTTTTGTGTTGAAAAAAGTATATTATATCTATTATAGCATTTTTGTTCCTTTTAAAACTAATCAAATTCAAAGgtacatatatgtaaatttcAGTTTGATTCTATTTTCTTTCTTGAAAGGTAACCTATAGATTCCTTAGCAACTCTCGTTCATCTTCCGTGATTTTGAAAACCACAAACACCTTTTTTTTGGTCTCTCATAAACCCAATCTGATCAGTTCGATTATGTTTCCTGCTTAAGACGATTGTCCTCACTGGTTATCTCTTACGGCAATCCGAAATTGTTGCCAGCTTAAGCCGTCTAGCACAAAACTTCGGATGCCTTCCCTTGTTTCTCTCGACATGCGCATAGTTCCGTCAAAAGAACTTCTTATAATTGTACAGAAATAATTGACTTTTTTTgatgaatggaaaaaaaatacacaactcCCAAGAACTCATTTCCTTTTCTGTTTGGAAAAGGTTCTCGTAAATATGAATGAATTGTTACGAGCATTGTTATTAAGGTTTCAGTCAATGTTTAATGTAACAGGCGCTTCTTTAGCATTTGAGTTGTTTTTTAGTTAATCGTTCGtgggtttctttttctttacttgCAGGAACTGGCCACGGATTATGTGTCAAGAATTATCTACAATCTCGGTTTTTCCATCTCCACGGTAGCTCTCGCCATTGCATTATTCATCTTCACACATTTTCGGTGAGACATTACATGGATCTTTAGGTCTATCTTATCTATTTAGTgtaactatataaaaaaattaaacagaaagAAAAGCAATATAAGATAAGAAACCATACACATATTGCAAACAAATTGTAATGCAGTATTTTGTCAAgtggaaaattatttaaatttttgaagtgttgagagagagagagagagagagagagagagagagagagagagagagagagagagagagagagagagagagagagtgtgtgtgtgtgtgtcagacagacagacaagagGCAGAGAGAGACacaagagaaagagagagagagaaacattcagactgagagagagagagacaagaGGCAGAGAGAGACaagaggaagagagagagagagagaggagagagagaaacatacagactgagagagagagagagagagagagagagtgggaGAGAGAGAACTTTTATAAAAGCGGTTGGTTGTAGTTTCCGTTAAACATAACGCTTTCAGACTAACTGCCATTGATTTCTGtgagagttttatttttttattccgtGTTTGTAGGAGTTTACGATGCCTGAGGAACGTTATCCACTGTCATCTGATCGTCACCTTCATATTGCGTAACGTTGTGTGGTTCGTTCTGCAGCACACCTTGGTCCCAATCGTTGCAAATCAAGAAACGGtatgaccttttttttttttttttaaaatatcactaCGTCGTCGAGACTTTAAAAAATGCCATTTACTGTTAACTTTATATCTCCACGCATTAAATTCAACATGATATTGAACTCAGTTTCAATCAagcatatataatatttaatgtaGAAGAAAAATCGACTTTCTACGTAATTAATGTCATTTTGGATTCGAGGATGTTGTATAACTGCATtgcttgttttttgttttttagatattcaacATTAATATTGAGGAATTATACGAAACTTCATTTTCGTCATCAATTTCAAGAATGAATGAAATAtccattaaaacatttttgtatcttgtatatatatatatatatgtcgcattctgttttatttctttaagtattttttgctgtaccaaggctttatatatatatatatatatatatatatatatatatatatatatatatatatatatatatatatatatatatatatatatatatatatatgattatatcTTCAACAAATATAAGGACACACTAATCAAGTATCTAAGATATTCTATGGCTGTATGTTTCAATAAGGTTAGATATTGTCAAACTCACACTTTCTATGATTTCCTTATTTCCAGTGGGCTTGCAAGCTACAGGTAGCTGTATTTAACTATGCTCAGATGACGAATTTCTTCTGGATGCTTGTTGAGGGCCTTTACTTACACATCATCATCGTGTGGACATACTCGGCGGACAAAATCAGGAGATGGTACTTAATCGTTCTTGGTTGGGGTAAGTGTGAAGAAGGTAGATGTTCTCTGCTTCTTATCTAGAAACAAAAATTccaaactatatttttttttgtcttaactatttttaaaacgtatttaTAAACTATTCTCCTTCCGAATTTGGAAATCAATGAAAGATGATTCTTCTTTGTTCCATGTTTGGAAATTGTAGCAAAAGTAGCTCGTCTTTGCTCTATTTTGAAAAGCCTGAAAAGGTCATTTTTGCATTGTTCCTATCTAAAAAGATTATTAACGAAAAGTGTTTTTTCGTGTTCCTTGCTTTAGAAAGCCAAacgtaaaaaatatatatattttcagggATACCATTATTAATAATCGCTGTTTGGAGTTCCCTTCGAATTTATTCCACGTCAATTCAGCAAATCAAGAGTTCCGATTTACAAGAGtaagtattttttctctctctctctctctctctctctctctctctctctctctctctctctctctctctctctctctctctctctctctctctctctctcttcaattGATGTccagtttacatgtataaatggtGAAATGATGACTGATGTAAACCAAAAAAATTCATGTACGCTACAGATAATTCGATAGTAGTTTTTCTACATACGCATTCTTGtgctaaaatgttttttttttttatcaagaaaataatcaattaaagTGTCGATTGAAGTATGATTTATGAGTTGAAAGATTTTAAATAATGGCGCCGGGAAATTAATTGCGGATTTGTTTGTACAGCTGCTGGTTGCCTTATAACACCTCACAGATGGATCCCCTGGATTACATCCATATCGTACCGACGCTCCTAGTGTTAGCAGTGAGTATAGGCATtatacattattatactttcatgttaaatactgaaatctgattggtttagacgcagttgataatccgttcaaTTACCCTatgcgttagcaacacacttggcaacgggtatcacaacgaattgttacatgcgggtaaattatgcgcgtacggttcgccgagttaccctcccaaacaggcactactTATATAATGTAGACACTAGTCCGTCCCAAGATAATTATGCTGCACATTTTGAccgattttttatcaaaatgcacatacctgtgaaagaagtgcaattgaaatcgatgaaaggggaAATTTCCAAGacaacttcattcacacattattatttttccctcgtaaaaatacacagtaacgaaaacagatttcttgcGTAGATCTAtgatggggaatgttgacaggTTTTTTCCATTCCTGGAAGTcattcggaatacctcgaacaatttttcaacgttatcatccaggTACCTTCATCTCATTAGCAATGGAAAATCGCcgtagattttatatttttagccgtgtactgagACCTGACAAGCTCGATGGGCGTTTCAAAGGaacattttttcatactattaaaTAAACATCGTCAACAACTAAACTGaaaggtatttgtaaatttggaataatttaagaaaatattcggcaaaaatatcttgggacagactatagacaCTAGCTTTTTGTGTATCGACTTTGTACTTCCAATTACTTGCAATCTGAATAAAACACGATtcattaagagggctggatggttgTGGTTGTTTTGTAGACTCTTTTGATCTCCGTGGGAAAAAGAGCGAAGtgtaaaaatattggaaaatacTCAAATTTTGAAGCGCTGAGCATTATGGAATTTTTCGTCACAAAATTATAGTTTTTAGCTCAATAAATTTTAAGGAAGTCTGATGGTTTATTTGTCGACCACCCGGCTTCCTTAAACATTGTAGACAATATAGCTTTGTGGAATCTAGATTTAAGGGAGATTAACTTATCATCACAAAATGTCTAACCTCTGATcaaaacgacatttcgttttactAAAAAGATTTTACCGACAGCAGCCTGTACCGTACTCCATAGCGCGGTTGATAAAGTGTGGAGCTTATgataaaagataaagaaaaaggCGTCGGGCTCATGATCCTTATATTGTatatcccgagttcgaatccccgaggggcttttgttgttacatgtactgAGTGAATTGAATTTTTGAGATATTCATTTTCTATCCccaactgcaaatttttcgtttatttatcattacatctttcataatcaaataatttactgttaatttaaGTAACTTTTCCGATTCTTAATATCATTCTTATTATCAGGTATTCATATTAGTTGACCTATGATAAACTTTAACTTTGGTTTTATTTGTATATAGTTTGCTTCCAATATATACGAGGGTCTTCATCTTATCGGGATTAAAAGTTAGTAAAAGTCAACTGTTTATGTACAATGTCATGCTTATATACTTTTGATTTCAGGTTGTTCTTTAATCTTATAATATCGTATATatgtttgatataaaattattgGTTATAACGTATAAGGCTGTAAAGTTAAGTTGTGTAACTCTGTTGTACTAGATTCAGCTTTAATTTATGTTTGATCAAATCAGAATTCTGTATCTATAAGCAATGgttttttttgtctttgatTAGATTAATATGCTGTTTCTCGCTACAATTATATGGGTTTTAGTGACGAAATTAAGAGCCTCTAATAGCTTGGAAACGATACAATTAAGGTAAGGAAATAGGAGAAAAATCAggtttatgattttaatttaagaaaaacatGCATTCATTCTGATAAAAAagattaatgttatatttaattataCGCGTTTTTTTAAGAACCGAGTTTACAAAAAACCAGTTTACAGATATAGTAATGAAAaaacaatgagagagagagagagagagagagagagagagagagagagagagagagagagagagatgataaTCACATCTTTCAAAGGAGAGAGAGGgagaaacagacagacagacagctGGACATAATGTTGGACAGAGAGAATATGCTTAATGGCtattattacagtatttttacTGACTATTGACATCCTATGTTTATAATCCAGCTTTGACAATCCAGACTGTTTGCgtatataaatgtttatttgtgCTGCACCTCTTGTGTaccttttatatgtttttgagagaatataaattatttttgggACTGTAGAAAAGTCGTGAAGGCCACATTGCTTCTGCTGCCTCTGCTGGGGATCACGTACCTGTTATTTTTATACTCACCCACAGACGATAAAGCCGTAGTGGAGGCCCATAAATTCATCAACACATTTCTTCAGTCATTTCAGGTATATATACTCATGTTGTTCCCTTTTTAAGGAGGCTTATTACTCATTCGATTTTACCTTAAAGTTTTacttatgatattttttttgccGTAAactaagtaaagaaaaatccaGATATTGTatagatttaaaatttgaatgtttatcAATTATCCTTATACATGGACCCTCGTCTCAAAAGGGTATGTATAGTTCAAACATTAAACAAACCTTAAATCAGATTTATAACGACTTTTACTGAATGAAGcaggaaataaaaaagtaaaaaaaaattgattatctAAAACTTTACACTAAATCAGTATAATGAACAGGAAACACACAGTGTTGATTGTCGGAAAAGACCTCTATCTATACTTGTTTTTAATACAAGtacaatgaatattttgaaatggttttattttgcatgcaataaatgattaaatgatCATGAATAGGTAGAAGTATTAAGAGTATCTATGATGttatacaacaattaatttCGGACCAAAAAGTAAGGTTATTTCCTCTTTTTCAGGGCTTTTTTGTCGCTTTATTTTACTGTTTCTTGAATGAAGAGGTATGTTTCGCAactatcatttttaatttgatacatTGACATTCGATTACAAACAAGATTCGAGCAGATTTGAAATGTTAGTCAAAGAttttttagaaccattttaacaaggccttggactttcagtaggatgtaactatctattgcttgcgtcaaaacaagttaaaatgacgctggtttcaatcGAAATATACGACatattgcgtagtcttagctcaaaagccagacaaatcttgttgatttcaaagagccatgactgagtgtccagcaatgaaatagacaggcctacgtcacaagtccaagctcttgttaaaatggttctattttaaatttctaaataattttttctcgtcatttctttttaaatttaggtGAAATCTGTACTAAAGAAGAAGTTCAACACTCTTCGAGAAAATCGCACCTTGGCCACAAGATGTACAAAAACTTCCATTGGCTGGGCCAATGACATTACGATACAGAAAGACCACGTGGCCCTCACCAATGGCAACCGCCAAACGAATGCATACAATCACAATGATAGACCGGACCTTAAGATTTCCGATCACTACAGTAGGGAGGATGGACTAGAATCGGAGAAAATGTTGTAAACTgtttagaatattttattttatttaaataatttcatttccaTTCCATAACAGAATACATGAAATTAAGTCTTGCAAACTAAAtggcattattttttttttcaactattataCTCAGTTCTTATCTAGCATGCATGATAATTGCGatattataattactatatttaattggaaatgttttattcatatacAATATTAGTATGATGGcacattgtcatttttttttcaactagaAGAAAAATTTATTGTATGTATAAACATATAAGAATGCATTGTTAAGTTTAATTATATAcagtttacatatatatgactTACAAGTCTGAAAACCTAGTATATGTAAGACTTGTCCCgtgtattattttgttatatcgGTATTAACCAAGTGAcgttttatctttaaatgacGTCACAGAACCAGAAATGGGATGTATTACGTCTAATAATCATCAATGTATAACTTCTTAAACCGTTTTTCATTTGTTCTGTATCAtcatttatatgtatatgtatatatgtcatAACGAAATATTATTAAACTGTTTTGTTTGGTTTCGTATCTGttataaattgttcattatGGAGAGATTCGGTTGTTAAAacacaatataaacaaaattatatgagccattcaattaaataaattttataaataatctaGAAGAGTGACCGAATGACAAGTTTGCCAATCAGCCCCgtgtatttattaaaattagtAATAACTTTCATTTGAAAGAGCTTCAAAATCGATAGCGAAAGACCCcttttatcaaatatgaaagcaagtacatgtatttaaacaataaaatactttctttggtgattcatgcggaatGTG
This genomic interval carries:
- the LOC128164052 gene encoding corticotropin-releasing factor receptor 2-like isoform X1, producing MNMQIPMKRRFICIFLITIILIIIGETDCKEEKERLSENSPRFSQTLKSRPTVAGGTIFPDQSVTIKDEEKSAPLRTSRFTRPLDFDTLNLTNDGGIGLGLLAMYNLTDYPFLCLNTSRTPKDDGRVYCNATLDPFSCWPATLGGHYAVISCPEVPGVDATKNATKYCFPNGTWMSKANYNACMPHGIADENDIEFQGELATDYVSRIIYNLGFSISTVALAIALFIFTHFRSLRCLRNVIHCHLIVTFILRNVVWFVLQHTLVPIVANQETWACKLQVAVFNYAQMTNFFWMLVEGLYLHIIIVWTYSADKIRRWYLIVLGWGIPLLIIAVWSSLRIYSTSIQQIKSSDLQDCWLPYNTSQMDPLDYIHIVPTLLVLAINMLFLATIIWVLVTKLRASNSLETIQLRKVVKATLLLLPLLGITYLLFLYSPTDDKAVVEAHKFINTFLQSFQGFFVALFYCFLNEEVKSVLKKKFNTLRENRTLATRCTKTSIGWANDITIQKDHVALTNGNRQTNAYNHNDRPDLKISDHYSREDGLESEKML
- the LOC128164052 gene encoding corticotropin-releasing factor receptor 2-like isoform X2 — its product is MNLQTCVSLGLNFTGISMDDGRVYCNATLDPFSCWPATLGGHYAVISCPEVPGVDATKNATKYCFPNGTWMSKANYNACMPHGIADENDIEFQGELATDYVSRIIYNLGFSISTVALAIALFIFTHFRSLRCLRNVIHCHLIVTFILRNVVWFVLQHTLVPIVANQETWACKLQVAVFNYAQMTNFFWMLVEGLYLHIIIVWTYSADKIRRWYLIVLGWGIPLLIIAVWSSLRIYSTSIQQIKSSDLQDCWLPYNTSQMDPLDYIHIVPTLLVLAINMLFLATIIWVLVTKLRASNSLETIQLRKVVKATLLLLPLLGITYLLFLYSPTDDKAVVEAHKFINTFLQSFQGFFVALFYCFLNEEVKSVLKKKFNTLRENRTLATRCTKTSIGWANDITIQKDHVALTNGNRQTNAYNHNDRPDLKISDHYSREDGLESEKML